In Stigmatella aurantiaca, the following proteins share a genomic window:
- a CDS encoding IS4 family transposase produces the protein MRSSAINEQQVHTFLQSLFGQDMHAKRVLSLSLATLGVIHAASLSVYAIGQAVALARGTQGKHGVKQVDRLLSNVGIPVWKLLALWVPYVLGQRTEALVALDWTDFEPDDQTTLVASLITKHGRPTPLVWMTVQKSALKGLRNEVEDAVVLRLRELIPDEVKVTVLADRGFADQKLYALLQQVDFEYVIRFRQCITVTDAQGERRTAADWVPKAGRLRKLPKARVTADRTQVGPVVCVKKKGMKEPWCLATSLEQASAAEVVTLYSRRFSIEEGFRDLKDLRFGMGLSWVRIAEPERRDRLLLLSALACALLTLLGAAGESLGMERYLKANTVKRRTYSLFRQGCMYYQAIPNMPEYRLRPLVERFAQLVCEQPVFRECFGLL, from the coding sequence GTGAGGTCATCGGCCATCAACGAGCAGCAGGTTCATACCTTCCTCCAGAGCTTGTTCGGGCAGGACATGCACGCCAAGCGAGTGCTGTCGCTGTCCTTGGCCACGTTGGGAGTCATCCACGCGGCCAGCCTCTCGGTGTACGCCATCGGCCAAGCCGTAGCGTTGGCGCGCGGCACCCAAGGCAAGCACGGGGTGAAGCAGGTAGACCGGTTGCTGTCCAACGTGGGCATCCCCGTGTGGAAGCTGTTGGCGCTCTGGGTGCCGTACGTGCTGGGGCAACGCACCGAGGCGCTGGTGGCGCTGGACTGGACCGACTTCGAGCCCGACGACCAGACGACGCTGGTGGCCTCGCTGATAACAAAGCATGGAAGGCCTACGCCCCTGGTGTGGATGACGGTGCAGAAGTCAGCCCTCAAAGGGCTGCGCAACGAAGTGGAGGATGCGGTGGTGCTCCGGTTGCGGGAACTCATCCCTGACGAGGTGAAGGTGACGGTGCTGGCCGACCGTGGCTTCGCCGACCAGAAACTCTATGCGCTGCTGCAGCAGGTGGACTTTGAGTACGTCATTCGCTTCCGCCAGTGCATCACCGTCACGGATGCGCAGGGAGAGCGCCGCACGGCGGCAGACTGGGTGCCCAAGGCAGGCCGCCTGCGCAAACTGCCCAAGGCGCGGGTCACCGCAGACCGGACGCAGGTAGGCCCGGTGGTGTGCGTGAAGAAGAAGGGCATGAAGGAGCCGTGGTGTCTGGCCACCAGCCTGGAGCAGGCCTCGGCCGCCGAAGTGGTGACACTCTACAGCCGCCGCTTCTCTATCGAAGAGGGGTTCCGAGACCTCAAGGACTTGAGGTTCGGCATGGGCTTGTCTTGGGTCCGTATCGCCGAGCCGGAGCGCAGAGACAGACTGCTGCTGCTCAGTGCCTTGGCCTGTGCGCTGCTGACGCTGCTGGGCGCCGCAGGCGAAAGCCTGGGAATGGAGCGTTACCTCAAGGCCAACACCGTCAAGCGTCGCACCTATTCGCTCTTCCGCCAGGGCTGCATGTATTACCAGGCCATCCCCAACATGCCGGAGTACCGCCTGCGCCCTCTGGTAGAACGTTTCGCTCAGCTCGTCT